A single Garra rufa chromosome 9, GarRuf1.0, whole genome shotgun sequence DNA region contains:
- the LOC141343435 gene encoding ras-related protein Rab-39A-like, protein MNRTKYLYLFKIIIIGDSVVGKSSMLYRFRNGHYPERFSLTDGVELSFHILEVEPGVRVKLQIFDTTGNEAYWRYQLVQHIFPYSAGCLLVFDLGNRESFSFIKHQYKKVYDSVNPYTVLFIIVGHKCDIKEQEVNQEAVEQFASELGAPYIEASAKTGHNVAEAFELLTRRIYQGYLSGDVRLHEKWGNIQENKTNKDEPTENSKCSIS, encoded by the exons ATGAATCGCACTAAGTACTTGTACCTTTTCAAAATCATCATTATAGGTGACAGTGTTGTGGGCAAATCATCTATGCTGTATCGATTCAGAAATGGTCATTATCCTGAGCGCTTTTCTCTGACCGATGGAGTAGAATTAAGCTTTCACATCCTAGAGGTGGAGCCAGGCGTGAGAGTAAAGCTACAGATTTTTGATACGACCGGTAATGAAGCATATTG GCGTTATCAGCTTGTCCAGCATATCTTTCCTTATTCAGCCGGATGCTTGCTGGTGTTTGACCTGGGTAATCGTGAGTCTTTTAGTTTCATTAAGCATCAGTACAAAAAGGTGTATGATAGTGTGAATCCATACACTGTCCTCTTCATCATTGTGGGACACAAATGTGACATAAAAGAGCAGGAAGTGAATCAAGAGGCGGTGGAACAGTTTGCAAGTGAATTGGGAGCACCGTACATCGAGGCCTCGGCAAAAACAGGTCACAATGTGGCTGAAGCTTTTGAACTGTTGACCCGACGCATTTATCAGGGCTATCTGAGTGGAGATGTGCGCTTACATGAAAAATGGGGCAATATCCAGGAAAACAAGACCAACAAGGATGAGCCAACTGAAAACAGCAAATGCTCCATCTCATAA